Proteins from one Dysgonomonas sp. HDW5A genomic window:
- a CDS encoding M48 family metallopeptidase, which produces MIYYTILLFVILDFIWTQYLAYRNRKRMSPNIPEQLIGIYDQEKYEKQQAYQKENSRMGLFSGFISFIIILLILIFQGFGWLDQYVRAYTDNMIFVSLIFIGILYLGNEIVSLPFSLYDTFVIEKKYGFNKSTPKLFWMDQLKSLVLSILLGGVILSLLIWFYSSLENYAWLYAWGLVTAFTLFITFFYSNIIVPLFNKQTPLEAGELRNAIEEFSNKAGFKLTNIYVMDASKRSTKANAYFTGLGSKKRIVLFDTLINDLSTNEIVAVLAHEIGHYKKKHIIQHLITSILYTGALLFILSFFLSSTDLALALGSNIPSFHLGIIAFSILFTPISIILGLLMNISSRKNEYEADAYAAGFGLGDSLISGLKKLSVEALSNLNPDPWNVFIYYSHPTLLQRIERLKLYLN; this is translated from the coding sequence ATGATATATTACACCATCCTATTATTTGTTATTCTTGATTTTATCTGGACTCAATATCTGGCATATCGAAATAGAAAGCGAATGAGTCCAAACATTCCTGAGCAATTGATAGGAATATATGATCAAGAGAAATACGAAAAACAACAAGCATATCAAAAAGAAAATAGCCGGATGGGATTATTTTCGGGATTCATATCGTTTATAATAATTCTTCTGATTCTTATATTTCAAGGATTTGGATGGTTAGACCAATATGTAAGAGCATACACTGACAATATGATTTTTGTATCCCTTATTTTTATTGGTATCCTATATCTTGGAAATGAGATTGTTTCACTTCCTTTTTCTCTTTATGATACTTTTGTTATTGAGAAAAAGTATGGATTCAATAAATCCACTCCTAAATTATTTTGGATGGATCAACTCAAAAGCCTAGTTCTTTCTATACTTTTAGGAGGCGTAATATTATCTTTATTGATTTGGTTTTACAGTAGTTTAGAAAATTATGCCTGGTTATATGCTTGGGGACTTGTAACAGCATTTACTTTATTTATAACTTTCTTTTATTCCAATATTATTGTACCTCTCTTCAATAAACAAACTCCATTGGAAGCTGGAGAATTGCGGAATGCTATTGAAGAATTTTCAAACAAAGCAGGCTTTAAACTTACAAATATCTATGTCATGGATGCATCGAAACGATCAACCAAAGCCAATGCTTACTTCACGGGGTTAGGTAGTAAAAAACGAATTGTACTATTCGATACCCTGATAAATGATCTTTCTACAAACGAAATTGTTGCTGTATTGGCACACGAAATAGGCCACTACAAGAAAAAGCATATTATTCAGCATCTTATAACTTCTATCTTATATACAGGTGCTTTACTTTTTATACTTTCATTCTTTTTAAGCAGTACTGATCTGGCTTTAGCATTAGGAAGTAATATTCCGTCATTTCATTTAGGAATTATAGCCTTCTCGATTTTATTTACACCTATATCTATAATATTGGGATTGTTGATGAATATATCGAGCCGAAAGAATGAATATGAAGCCGATGCTTATGCTGCCGGTTTTGGTTTAGGAGATTCTTTAATCAGCGGTCTGAAAAAACTGTCGGTAGAAGCTCTTAGCAATCTGAATCCCGATCCTTGGAATGTATTCATTTACTATTCACACCCCACACTTTTGCAACGTATCGAACGACTAAAATTATATCTAAACTAA